One window from the genome of Cardiocondyla obscurior isolate alpha-2009 linkage group LG04, Cobs3.1, whole genome shotgun sequence encodes:
- the LOC139101835 gene encoding peritrophin-48-like, with protein MKGKYLIAVAFLASWTVITASQLPFFFEDENECPAPPDPSPPKLISHESDCDKYYECRNGQKALRVCSTGLFFSKRWRGCVDQRYSDCPLPTTPPTTPTPTSPTTPTPNVCPAPPDPCPPVLLSHESNCTLFYECQNGRAILRFCAPNLFFSLKWRGCVDQAISDCPPPTPTPTPTSNPRPDRCEKDGDLLPHECNCAEFYLCKNGGKALQQCQPGHIFNPLSRTCEKGDPKTCKLDDPDPICEEGELIPHECDCIHYYECKNGQKALRECPEGENFHNGTLQCEKGFNCSWPICSEGNRTKHGCNCEKYYECENNDWYLRNCSNNTHYNEATQTCTSPITAGCETPGYCKDNSKKWHHECDCRLYYECKNNTKTIHDCAWGEYFNNVTLTCEILTDDATCKNDWDPWKIDDYYF; from the exons ATGAAGG GGAAATACCTAATCGCCGTCGCCTTCCTGGCATCTTGGACCGTAATTACCGCGAGTCAATTACCATTTTTCTTTGAAGACGAAAACGAATGTCCGGCACCGCCGGATCCTTCTCCGCCAAAATTAATAAGCCACGAGTCGGATTGTGACAAATATTACGAATGCAGAAACGGTCAAAAGGCATTGCGTGTTTGCAGTACTGGCCTATTCTTTAGTAAGAGATGGCGTGGTTGCGTCGATCAAAGATATTCGGATTGTCCGCTTCCAACAACACCGCCAACCACTCCAACTCCAACTTCACCCACGACACCGACACCTAACGTATGTCCGGCACCACCAGATCCTTGCCCGCCAGTATTATTAAGCCACGAATCAAATTGCACCCTGTTTTATGAATGCCAAAACGGTCGAGCGATATTGCGTTTTTGCGCGCCTAATTTATTCTTTAGCTTAAAGTGGCGTGGATGCGTCGATCAAGCGATTTCGGATTGTCCGCCTCCGACTCCGACGCCGACTCCAACGTCGAATCCGAGACCTGATCGTTGCGAAAAAGACGGAGATTTATTGCCGCACGAATGTAATTGtgcagaattttatttatgcaaaaatgGTGGCAAGGCTCTACAACAATGCCAGcctggtcatattttcaatcCTTTATCGAGGACCTGCGAGAAAGGTGATCCTAAAACTTGCAAACTGGATGATCCTGATCCAATTTGCGAAGAAGGCGAACTGATACCTCACGAGTGTGATTGCATACATTATTACGAGTGTAAAAACGGTCAAAAAGCCTTGCGTGAATGCCCCGAAGGAGAAAACTTCCACAACGGGACATTGCAATGTGAAAAAGGCTTCAATTGTTCATGGCCGATATGCTCGGAAGGAAATAGGACGAAGCATGGTTGTAATTGCGAAAAGTATTATGAATGCGAGAATAACGATTGGTACTTGAGAAATTGCTCGAATAATACACATTATAACGAAGCTACGCAAACATGCACGAGTCCGATAACTGCTGGGTGCGAAACTCCTGGCTATTGCAAGGATAACTCCAAGAAGTGGCATCACGAGTGCGACTGCAGATTATATTAcgaatgcaaaaataatacaaagacAATACATGATTGCGCTTGGGGAGAGTACTTTAATAACGTTACTCTAACGTGCGAAATTCTGACAGACGACGCAACCTGTAAAAACGATTGGGACCCATGGAAAATAGAtgactattatttttaa